One genomic region from Halorubrum sp. BOL3-1 encodes:
- a CDS encoding ADP-ribosylglycohydrolase family protein, whose protein sequence is MRAVERAEGTLVGIAVGDATGRPLEFKKNIDEEDHVSGPTSGGSPFGPTGSVTDDTQQTICVSKSLQDRSCFDPEDTVARLIDWYRSNPRDIGFLTRDVLQKIDAGKEWRLASYETYRQTPSGQEAGNGSLMRCAPISIAFSSDMESRRSVSRTCSALTHFDPRCQWSCVALNEIISEILTTGSVSLDEVVSRLPHRAPNELIEALESLPLSNPGSADRSGYVISTLRISLHYGLTATNFEKGLLDAVNRGGDADTIGAISGAILGARFGLDSFPNEWIECVQHTESLRQISRSILTHRFPKFTNENNKYNLNDV, encoded by the coding sequence ATGCGTGCCGTTGAGCGAGCGGAGGGTACTCTTGTTGGAATAGCAGTGGGTGATGCAACCGGCCGTCCGCTGGAGTTTAAAAAAAATATTGATGAAGAAGATCATGTCAGTGGACCTACTTCCGGTGGATCTCCATTCGGTCCTACAGGCAGCGTAACTGATGATACTCAGCAAACAATCTGCGTTTCTAAGAGTCTTCAAGACCGATCTTGTTTTGATCCCGAAGACACTGTAGCTAGGCTAATTGATTGGTATCGCTCTAACCCACGTGATATCGGATTTCTCACGAGGGATGTTCTACAAAAAATTGATGCGGGAAAAGAATGGAGATTAGCAAGTTACGAGACATATCGGCAGACTCCCTCAGGTCAAGAGGCGGGAAACGGAAGTCTGATGAGATGTGCTCCTATTTCGATAGCTTTCAGTTCGGATATGGAATCTCGCCGTAGTGTAAGTCGTACCTGTTCAGCTCTCACCCATTTTGATCCACGATGTCAGTGGTCTTGCGTGGCCCTGAATGAAATAATTTCAGAGATCCTTACTACTGGGTCTGTTAGTTTGGATGAAGTTGTTTCTAGACTCCCTCATCGGGCTCCTAACGAACTTATTGAGGCACTCGAATCACTCCCTCTTTCGAATCCAGGCTCGGCAGACCGTAGTGGATACGTGATTTCAACTCTGAGGATTTCATTACATTACGGACTAACCGCTACCAACTTTGAAAAGGGATTGCTAGACGCAGTGAATAGAGGCGGTGACGCTGACACTATCGGTGCAATTTCCGGAGCTATACTAGGCGCTAGATTTGGACTGGATTCGTTCCCCAATGAATGGATTGAATGTGTCCAGCATACAGAGAGCCTTCGACAAATTTCCAGAAGTATTCTCACACATAGATTTCCAAAATTCACAAACGAAAACAACAAATACAATTTGAATGATGTTTAG